Proteins from a genomic interval of Lolium perenne isolate Kyuss_39 chromosome 1, Kyuss_2.0, whole genome shotgun sequence:
- the LOC139829665 gene encoding 26.2 kDa heat shock protein, mitochondrial-like, which produces MATAVACADPALASLKKLLAEPSPTGAPVAYCALSPAAVRRLCSTQGKEARRSNDDDDDTKGEQEDADAAGRRRARDSDLVPSFFSHDVFDRFGAPTSLRRLLGLMEDAVAAPGLGGLSSTAQCGWSVAKEDDEAVYLKVPMPGFGKEHVKVSAEKNILVIKGEGEKDAWDGDKEDAAVPRFNRRIELHANAYKMDKIKAEMKNGVLMVTVPKLKKEERKDVFQIAVE; this is translated from the exons atGGCTACCGCCGTCGCTTGCGCTGATCCCGCGCTGGCCAGCCTCAAGAAGCTGCTCGCCGAGCCGTCGCCCACCGGTGCGCCCGTGGCCTACTGCGCGCTCAGCCCGGCCGCCGTCCGTCGCCTCTGCAGCACCCAGGGCAAGGAGGCCCGCCGCtccaacgacgacgacgacgacaccaAGGGCGAGCAGGAGGATGCCGACGCCGCGGGTCGCCGCCGTGCTCGCGACTCCGACCTGGTGCCCAGCTTCTTCTCCCACG ACGTGTTCGACCGGTTCGGCGCGCCGACGAGCCTGCGCCGTCTGCTGGGTCTGATGGAGGACGCGGTCGCTGCTCCTGGTCTGGGCGGCCTCTCCTCCACGGCGCAGTGCGGGTGGTCGGTGGCGaaggaggacgacgaggcggtGTACCTGAAGGTGCCGATGCCGGGGTTCGGGAAGGAGCACGTCAAGGTGTCGGCGGAGAAGAACATCCTGGTGATCAAGGGGGAGGGCGAGAAGGATGCCTGGGACGGTGACAAGGAAGACGCCGCGGTGCCGAGGTTCAACCGCCGCATCGAGCTGCACGCCAACGCGTACAAGATGGACAAGATCAAGGCCGAGATGAAGAACGGCGTGCTCATGGTGACCGTGCCCAAGCTCAAGAAGGAGGAGCGCAAGGACGTGTTCCAGATCGCCGTCGAGTAG